A genomic segment from Triticum dicoccoides isolate Atlit2015 ecotype Zavitan chromosome 1A, WEW_v2.0, whole genome shotgun sequence encodes:
- the LOC119284878 gene encoding cytochrome P450 98A1-like: MDVASLLPFAIALVAIPISLALLDRLRLGRLPPGPRPWPVVGNLRQIKPVRCRCFQEWAARYGPIISVWFGSSLTVVVSTSELAKEVLKEHDQQLADRPRNRSTQRFSRNGQDLIWADYGPHYIKVRKLCNLELFTQKRLEALRPIREDEVTAMVESVHRAAAGPGNEGKPLVVRNHLAMVSFNNITRLAFGKRFMNADGDIDEEGQEFKLIVNNGIKIGASLSVAEYIWYLRWLCPLNEELYNTHNERRDRLTKKIIEEHAQALRESGAKQHFVDALFTLREKYDLSDDTVFGLLWDMITAGMDTTVISVEWAMAELVRNPRVQKKLQEELDSVVGRDRVMSETDFQNLPYLMAVVKESLRLHPPTPLMLPHKASASVKVGGYSIPKGANVMVNVWAVARDPKVWSSPLEFRPERFLEESIDIKGSDFRVLPFGAGRRVCPGAQLGINLVASMIGHMLHHFEWSLPEGARPEDISMMESPGLVTFMGTPLQAVATPRLENEELYKRVPVEI; this comes from the exons ATGGACGTGGCGTCGCTGCTCCCGTTCGCCATCGCGCTGGTGGCGATCCCGATCTCGCTGGCGCTGCTGGACCGGCTGCGGCTGGGGCGGCTGCCGCCGGGCCCGCGCCCGTGGCCGGTGGTGGGCAACCTGCGGCAGATCAAGCCGGTGCGGTGCCGCTGCTTCCAGGAGTGGGCGGCGCGGTACGGGCCCATCATCTCCGTCTGGTTCGGCTCCTCGCTCACCGTCGTCGTCTCCACCTCCGAGCTGGCCAAGGAGGTGCTCAAGGAGCACGACCAGCAGCTCGCCGACCGGCCCCGCAACCGTTCCACCCAGCGCTTCAGCCGCAACGGCCAGGACCTCATCTGGGCCGACTACGGCCCGCACTACATCAAGGTGCGCAAGCTCTGCAACCTCGAGCTCTTCACCCAGAAGCGCCTCGAGGCGCTGCGCCCCATCCGCGAGGACGAGGTCACCGCCATGGTCGAGTccgtccaccgcgccgccgccggccccg GTAATGAAGGAAAGCCATTGGTAGTGAGGAATCACCTTGCTATGGTGTCCTTCAACAATATAACAAGGCTAGCTTTTGGGAAGCGGTTCATGAATGCAGATGGTGACATTGACGAAGAAGGGCAGGAATTCAAGCTTATTGTCAACAATGGGATCAAAATTGGTGCATCTCTTTCTGTTGCTGAATACATTTGGTACTTGAGATGGCTGTGTCCACTTAATGAGGAGCTTTACAATACCCACAATGAGAGAAGGGATCGTCTGACCAAGAAGATCATTGAAGAGCATGCACAGGCCCTCAGGGAGAGTGGTGCCAAACAGCACTTTGTGGATGCTCTGTTCACTCTCAGAGAGAAGTATGACCTTAGTGATGACACAGTTTTCGGACTTCTATGG GACATGATCACCGCCGGAATGGACACGACAGTCATATCAGTCGAATGGGCCATGGCAGAGCTGGTCCGGAACCCCAGGGTGCAGAAGAAGCTGCAAGAGGAGCTGGACAGCGTGGTCGGCCGCGACCGCGTCATGTCCGAGACCGACTTCCAGAACCTGCCCTACCTGATGGCCGTCGTGAAGGAGTCCCTCCGCCTGCACCCGCCGACGCCGCTCATGCTGCCCCACAAGGCCAGCGCGAGCGTCAAGGTCGGCGGCTACAGCATCCCCAAGGGCGCCAACGTGATGGTGAACGTGTGGGCGGTGGCCCGGGACCCCAAGGTGTGGAGCAGCCCGCTGGAGTTCCGGCCGGAGCGGTTCCTGGAGGAGAGCATCGACATCAAGGGCAGCGACTTCAGGGTGCTGCCCTTCGGCGCCGGCCGGAGGGTGTGCCCCGGCGCGCAGCTCGGGATCAACCTCGTCGCCTCCATGATCGGCCACATGCTGCACCACTTCGAGTGGTCTCTGCCGGAGGGCGCCAGGCCGGAGGACATCAGCATGATGGAGTCCCCCGGGCTCGTCACCTTCATGGGCACGCCGCTGCAGGCCGTCGCCACGCCGCGCCTGGAGAATGAGGAGCTCTACAAGAGGGTCCCGGTCGAGATCTGA
- the LOC119284887 gene encoding aldehyde dehydrogenase family 2 member C4-like, whose amino-acid sequence MGSNEMVAVVPEIKHTKLFINGEFVDAASGKTFETRDPRTGDVLAHVAEADKADVDLAVGAAREAFEHGKWPRMSGYERGRAMHKLADLMEQHTEELAALDGADAGKLLLLGKIIDIPAAVHMLRYYAGAADKIHGESLRVSGKYQGYTLKEPIGVVGIIIPWNFPSLMFFLKISPALAAGCTVVVKPAEQTPLSALYYAHLAKLAGIPGGVINVVPGFGPTAGAAIASHMDVDSVAFTGSGEVGRLIMEASARSNLKTVSLELGGKSPLIIFDDADVDMAVELSRLAIFFNKGEVCVAGSRVYVQEGIYDEFVKKAVVAAQNWKVGDPFDVATNMGPQVDKVQFERVLRYIEHGKSEGATLLTGGKPFGDKGYYIEPTIFADVKEDMKIAQDEIFGPVMSLMKFKTVDEAIEKANCTKYGLAAGIITKNLDIANRVSRSVRAGTVWVNCYFAFDPEAPFGGYKMSGFGRDQGMMAIDKYMQVKSVITAVPDSPWY is encoded by the exons ATGGGGAGCAACGAGATGGTGGCGGTGGTGCCGGAGATCAAGCACACCAAGCTCTTCATCAACGGCGAGTTCGTCGATGCCGCCTCGG GCAAGACGTTCGAGACGAGGGACCCACGGACAGGCGACGTGCTGGCCCACGTCGCAGAGGCGGACAAGGCCGACGTGGACCTCGCCGTCGGCGCCGCCAGGGAGGCCTTCGAGCACGGCAAGTGGCCCCGCATGTCAGGCTAC GAGAGGGGCAGGGCCATGCACAAGCTGGCCGACCTGATGGAGCAGCACACCGAGGAGCTGGCGgcgctggacggcgccgacgccggcAAGCTGCTGCTGCTGGGCAAGATCATCGACATCCCTGCGGCGGTGCACATGCTGCGCTACTACGCCGGCGCCGCCGACAAGATCCACGGCGAGTCGCTGCGCGTGTCCGGCAAGTACCAGGGGTACACCCTCAAGGAGCCCATCGGGGTCGTCGGCATCATCATCCCCTGGAACTTCCCCAGCCTCATGTTCTTCCTCAAGATCAGCCCGGCGCTCGCGGCCGGATGCACCGTCGTCGTCAAGCCCGCCGAGCAGACGCCCCTCTCCGCCCTCTACTATGCGCACCTTGCAAAGCTG GCTGGCATTCCGGGCGGAGTGATCAACGTCGTCCCTGGCTTCGGCCCGACGGCCGGCGCCGCCATCGCCTCCCACATGGACGTTGACAGC GTTGCCTTCACTGGCTCTGGTGAAGTGGGCCGCCTCATCATGGAGGCATCTGCACGGAGCAACCTGAAGACGGTGTCGCTTGAGCTCGGCGGCAAGTCGCCTCTGATAATCTTCGACGACGCCGACGTTGACATGGCGGTCGAGCTCTCGAGGCTTGCCATCTTCTTCAACAAG GGAGAGGTTTGCGTCGCGGGGTCTCGTGTTTATGTTCAGGAAGGGATCTACGACGAGTTCGTGAAGAAGGCCGTGGTGGCCGCCCAGAACTGGAAAGTCGGAGACCCGTTCGATGTCGCCACCAACATGGGTCCCCAG GTTGATAAGGTGCAATTTGAGAGGGTCCTGAGGTACATTGAGCATGGCAAGAGCGAGGGGGCGACTCTGCTCACCGGCGGTAAACCTTTCGGCGACAAAGGATACTACATTGAGCCTACCATATTTGCAGATGTCAAG GAGGACATGAAGATCGCCCAAGACGAGATCTTCGGCCCTGTGATGTCCCTCATGAAGTTCAA GACGGTCGATGAGGCGATAGAGAAGGCCAACTGCACCAAGTACGGGCTGGCCGCCGGGATAATCACCAAGAACCTGGACATCGCCAACCGGGTGTCGAGGTCGGTTCGCGCGGGGACCGTGTGGGTGAACTGCTACTTCGCCTTCGACCCCGAGGCGCCCTTCGGCGGGTACAAGATGAGCGGGTTCGGCCGGGACCAGGGGATGATGGCCATCGACAAGTACATGCAGGTCAAGAGCGTCATCACCGCAGTCCCTGACTCGCCTTGGTATTAG